CTTCGCGTTCGGCATCATCATCACGATCGTGTGTCAGCTGTGCGCTCTGCTGGTGCTGCTGGAGAACTGCTGGATTCTGGCTCTGAGCCTCTTCATAGTGTCATGTAAGTATGGAGACAGCTGTATTACCCATAGTTTGTATTGGGGGCTGTCGTTCGGCATCATCATCACGATCGTGTGTCAGCTGTGCGCTCTGCTGGTGCTGCTGGAGAACTGCTGGATCCTGGCTCTGAGTCTCTTCATAGTGTCGTGTTAGTATACAGACAGCTCTATTACCTACTAGCTTCCgaccgcggcttcgcccgcatggcgtgttgataaaaagtatcctatgttcaCTCTAGTATcaccaagaatatgtgtacaaagtttcatgatgatcgTTTCTGTAGTTGTTGCGTGAAAGCTCTTTCTTTCTCCGAGTTTTCTCTGgtgcgtgaaagcgtaacaaacaatcGAATTCGATTTGAGACGCTCATAAATTTTGCTTTTActattagtttttttgtgaAGTACTCCGCCGAGGTCTTAACAATATTACCACTGGAATTTCAACTAGCCGCTTTACACGCATTCCGTGGAAACTACTCCGCTCACAAGGATATAAAATGTAGTCTACTATATTAGCCTtcgtcgataaatgggctattttgaaatttggaataatttaatAGAATTAGAATTTTAAGAATTTGGAGCGTTAtcatattatgaataatatgatagggattaattatatatttttctgattGCAGTATTCCACATTCACTTCCTGGTGGTCGTGCATACGGTTTACGAGCTTATGTTGAGGGGCAAAGACTTCAGATTCCACCAGCAAGCCGAAGATGTGGATCCCCTTGCTGATTGCTTCGACGAAGATACTGAGAGACTCTAGAATATTCTttagtcatttattttaagacttATGTTATATTTTCTGAGAGATTGTACATAACTGGTAAAATTCTCGAATCTAGGTAGCCGTCGATAAGAATTCAATAGTGTTTCGTCAAATtctatctatatatttttttctgtatcaATATCGGTTACCTAAGTGGAGTTTAGTATCTCTGCTAGTTAGTACTACTAGTACCTAATTTACTAATTTCCTTGCTGAGGGGGGATGAGAAGTTACTTGTTTTACTCGAGAGCAAAGATTGTTTTCTAAACttccgtcttttgtttttgtaaataatttggcCTGTTTAATAAGAAGTTTGTGAGTATCTTTTCAATAATTCTTGGATCTCACTACTATGGATACCATGGCCTAACTATGACCCTACGTTTGAAAGAAGCTTATAGCGAAGGTGCCTATTTCAGCCTATTTATAAGTCCAGGTGTTATATTGATCGGATACCAAAGAGAATGTATAACAGGTGATTACCAACTAACCAACCCGATAACATTTAAGAAATATGTGCCTATAGATAGAGTAAGGAGTAAACGGCAGATTGTCCTCACTTAAACAGAGTACAAAGTGCCTTATATGAGGATAAGTTATATAATAAGTAATCAcgtagattttaataatatctcGATAAAGTAAAGTTGAGTCATTTGTTCAATGTAAAACCTAAAAATTGATGGTAATGAAACTACGTATGTCTTGATAacagtattatatattttttattataaatagacGTATAGTGACAACTGTAACAAACTTAATGACTAGCATTttatgaataaacatttttgtaattaaacgttatattatttacaaaaaaattaacacGTATCAATCTAATAAATagcttaattaataatttgacACAATTTGGCACGAAGTAGGCGTTTAAAAATTCATAAAGTTTACAATTTTCATAAGTTTACATCGCAAGAAACCATATTTATACTTAAATCTACGCAAGCTAAGACTGCCATTGGCTCCCGGTTTCTTCTGCATGACTTAGGTATGTCACTAACATTACAACTTGCAAAACAGTATTATTTAACACTTTTATGACATGGCATTGGCTTGAATAGTCATACAGAGCGACTGATTTACGTAATTAGGCTGTTGCAATCTATGAAATGACTATTGACTGGTGTTCATTCATACTTTGATGTGGTAGGTATGcttatacacaaatataaacTTTGTGTCATACATaatttgaaatacattttatttattgtcatgaCATTTAATACGTATggaaacttaattatttattttccaatgtAAATCCTTTATAAGATTACAGCGAgtcttcaaaataataaaataatgtttggcagtgttaattcattattttactcATTGACAAAAACACGTGGAACGTACGTAATACTACACAATTTGGTATTGCATTCAATGCTACATGGCTTATGACGTCATATGACAGGCTGTAGTGGTTTATACCTCTTCTCTGCTGTTGAGTTGCTTGTAGAAACTGTTGCAGAGGAGTATGGTGTATACGTTGTGAGCTGAAAAATATGGAAATGAAGAATTATATCAGGTATTATAAAAGATACATGGACCCGTGTACATTTTTTGGCCGACTGCAAAAAAAGCGACAGATTCTCaattcgttgttttttttttaataaattaaaataatattaaatcggTTCAACCCTTTTCACTGCTTATAAGTCACGTTGGTGTTTCGAACTTTTAAGCGCCTTGGCATTTTATCTTAGCAACAATTTGTAGCAAAGCcgcttgcccgggtaactgggttggaaggtcagataggcagtcacagctgtactcagctgcacccggttagactggaagcagacctcaacccaacatagtcgggaaaagacTAGacaggtgatgatgatgatttgcgGCAAAGCATAATGAATTAACACTgccaaacattattttattattttgaagacTCGCTGTAATCTTATAAGGGATTTACAGTCATTGACGATGTTGAACATCCCTACCGAAAATGGTCAAGTAACTTACCAATATAAATGAGTTCAGTGAAGATAGTCCCGACGCTGATGTTTGGAGAATTGAGGAAGAATATGAACATGGAGAGCATGAAGAACACGATCCACATGATCATGTATGCCTTGATGATGCCTTGCCGCTCCTGGAAATGAGGTAAACAAAATGTTAATCAACATAAACTTAATAACACAGTTTCTTTCAGGAGGTACTCTATGTCTAGTTAGACTTAGATAAAGTTGGGACGCACATTTTCAGCCTTAAGACTCTCATTATTAACACAAACTCTTTCTTTTTGATAACATAGGTACTCTTTAAAGCTTAAATTCTAAGTGAGGACTTCTTCTTACAATCTTCTTAACAAGCTGTATAAGACACAGTACACAGTAATTCTACCCGTTGTAACCTGTGTAAAAACACCTTTCTATTGatatttgagtttattttaatgaaatcggAAGGCGCTTGATGTAAAAGTGTAGCTATCTAAAGAGACTAGAAGCATTGATTTGGGAATATCTAAATTAAAatctctttaattttattagtggCTGTctgaaattgtaaaataatttcaaatcagaccagtaggtAGTGtgaaacaaacatacaaattcTTCAGCCTAATAATATAGATTACATAATTAAGTTCTTACCGTAGAAACTCCATAAACAAAAGCTATGTCGATGAGGAACTTAACGAGGAACATGATGACCAGTATGATAGTCATAGCGTAGAGGCCAGTCATGCCCGCTTGCATCTCTATGTCACCTGCATATTGCACTTCCAAGTCGATCGCTCCTACCTCTGCTGCGAGCACTATCATTAGTGTTAGCATGGTAAATGATAGGACCTGGGGAGGAAATGCACATTTTAGTGGGTTTTATGGTGTTATGTGTGGTGTGAAGAGTTTTTTCGAGACTTTTGATTCTTTTTTAGCATTTAACGCAATAGTGTATTACACTTTCAAAGAAAAAAGGGCCTGAGTTAGATCTTTGTAACAAACAGCACACAGATGAGAGAAATGCTACATGGAAAAATGTAAGGATAAAGGATTTTTCACGTTTTACGTCGCTGTGCTGATCCCAAATGATGACTTCTTAGCAGTTTTCATCGAATGTACGAATATAATGGGTAATGTTCTGTCCGTCGCGGTTTAATTGATAAATGTGTAATTGTACTAACAGTTTTTGGACATCGATTTCATCTCTTTTGGGTTGTACTTATATCCTGCCTTTACCTTTACAATATAACAAAGGTAATTTGTTCTGTAACTTGGtagttattttcattataatctTTTGTAAGACGTTTTCTTTTAGatagtataaaatattcaaaaatgttcGGTCCATTTACAGCATATCGCCTACAGAAATAATGAAAGCAAACTCACAGCATTGATACTGCCCATGATAATACATCCTGTCTTCAAGTCGAAGACGAAGCAACACGTTGTCAGCTGTGGGAGCCCCATTTTGTCCTGAAACATTagataataaaacattagttTACATTCCTCTAGTGCTAAGAAGATAGCATTCAATTTCCATTGCCATTGCTTTTTTAGAAGGCGTTGAAATAATTTTAGCAACGGCGAATATATCCACGCTAACCAATGACGACAACACATAGATTACAAACATGTATGGTTAAATTCATGTAGGGtctcagcattatgctgagcgagggccgtttcACGCGGGTGTGACACATATTTCCCGTTATGTACCTTCTTCTCGTGTCGTGTCTCTTGTTGTAATTTCCGTACTCTGTGTtgtaattcgtattttttttatatctaattttttttgttgtttgttttgtatttttctctttttttcctTGTGTCACTCGCGTGAATAAaacgtttttctttctttctttctttcttttctaaaTTGTTTGAATCTAATTTCCCTTTTAACCATTATTTATGAAGGCATGGAAGAAGACATGCCGCGCCggagaatttatttatttattaaaaataagcacACCAACAATACAATCACCCAATGTTATACAAAATCTAATAATcaaacaataggcatgatgacagtaatcaaaaatcattaaaataatatatttattaaattaaacttgaagcttggaatataaaacgcgcattgttttctttattaataatgtgattaatatgtattttataaaataaaattacgaaataaggcaatccgccatgatatcttgaacaccgatcagagctcgtgacgtcatctctgaaaacaactcgcgcgaaagcgcgcgaacgtcacatttcgttattgtgaacttccactgcgatctttgtttctaattaattaattgtttataacacgagttatggagcccggatttatcaaagcaaacagcgctaatttgcctagaattgatatcataatgctgggaaagtttttggcatcaaataaagatttttgttcagctgaatttagaaatgttaaaacttccatgtaagtatactagtttaattaaaaaacaatgagagatgaaacctaacctcgaaatagttatttacattataaactatgttagaatctagagaactatgtaataacttacatcaaagtgatcttcacaaaaataaagttgtaccctgggcaatattgcttttgaatctcgccttgcaagtttaagccacttgtttcgtatttttttattgtgaggaacgtacacaaataacttatcaggagttgttttggatgtgttcttacattgggggaccccacaacacctatgcactttcgaattcatttttaataacacaaaaaacttaattattgcacgagcgttgtttacttgcgtcttgtaatttcagtcgtgacgtcacaagtgacgacatgacactgacaagcgttttcgcgccggattcaaagtggacagagaaaaatgcaattatttgataaaaaaacttcgcattttcttaaaattaataatttttcatataaaatagacgtatacctacatcatacaaaggaatttaaaaatttgtcatcatgcctattgacaGCACAAGCAATTGTACAAATTACAGGAGTGCATGACATTAAACATGAAACTCATTTGagacttacataaaaataactaagataataaaattaaaatacacattaaaGTAATAACGAATGGGCACTATTCACACTGTTTAAGTAGGGAGCGTTTGTATGATGCGAACTTCATAAAGAAAATATCGATGGGATAATCTGTCACAATGGTCCTTTCATTATATAATCTTGCCATACGTGTAAGAGGGCTATTAAATGTGGTATTCAAAGTACCTATGATGACAcctctttattatttaaagtcggCAAAACTTACGAGTATGCAGCAATGTAAGACAAAGCTCTTTGATTTGTACTTATGTCGGTATATTGGATAATGATCTCTTTGTCATACAAAAAGCGTGCAAATTATATCGAAAAGGAAAACGATTCAAAAATACAGGAAAAACTAATAGCAAATTTTTATCATAACAATAAATCTGACGTAAGTTGACTGACGTTAACAAAACCAACAACAATTTATGggaattaatataaaaaacataaatggcaacatataacattttatttctattatataaatacttaataatatgCAAATTATTACCGAAATGAGCGCAGGCGGAAGTTCTAAACCAATTTCGATTTACATCTATTGAAAAACGTAGGtaagtatttgtatttaaaGTTCACACATTTTATAGCGGCTAGAATTTTGCCTAATGTTGATTATGCCAAGGTGAACAAGAATACAACTATGTACCTGTACTAGATATATGAACAAATGCAGAGGAATACTAGATTCTCTTAAGCACTTTACCAAAGGTCTAGCACTTAAGGCTGTAGGATGGTTtgaaagagttatcgcggctCTGATACATAAAGGGAGGGCTCGAAAGAAGGTACATAGGTGAATTTcggtcagtaaaagtctgacaaaaGGCTCATTTGGTTTTTCCGTCTTTAAAAATGAGGTTACAGGAATTTTACATGCCTGTAAGTTTTAGCTTTGCAATAAGCATTTTTACATGATAATTATAAAGCAGGCTTATTAGAAGAAGGACAGTTTTTAATATcggttttcaaaatattgtattaatttggaTAGTTTACGGGCCGGAAATGACGTGATTTACCTATACGTTTCAATTTACGCATTAAACTTTTTAACGAGATGAAACTAAATATGCCTGTAACATCAATCAGTGGAATTGCTATGTTCTGAAATTAGGTTCTAAAAATTTAAGGATGGATTGTGCCATATAACTATCGATAAATAATCCATAGTTATATGTCAAATCGACGCACTTACAGCCCTTTGTTCAATAGACGAACATTTGAACAACTTTCAAACTATATTATAGAaccaaacttaaaaaaactaaTCCAACAACACACGTTACTCAACACACACGATTTAACACAGCCCTAAAAAAGGACATAGATTAAATAATCTACATATAACAGAAGTGCACAATATATAACCACACATAATATAGCACGTACCTTGCCTACGTTTGCGTACTAAGAAGCTCAGTAGTTACTGTGTTAGTTGGTAGTGCTACCCTTACAGACGGGGTCTCTATGGCGGTTTGGCAAAGAGTATTAAATAGGGAAAGACACTGACAGATAGTTCGGTAGGTAACATAGTGCCTTTGGCCTCAGAGAGGACTGTCAGTCCCCAATAACAGCActgaatgacaaaaaaaaatcaagcacGAGTCTAAACTATAACCTGTAAACTTACATTTtatatacaataaaaattatgaaaaaaacaataaatccgCATTGACATTTATAAATTAGGTTGGATTTTATTTAGCCTATGAGTgttctaatattttattgaagcaGGTATGTATGTTTTCCTTTtatgaatttgtttgtttttagatACGTCTTATTGGAAGTTTTTCCCCTGGTCAACTCCTCATGCGTCAATCAGGAAATATTGTAATTCTATATTTACATTAGGTTCCCAATAAATTCTAACTTAGACGTCACTATAATGTAAATGTCGTAATGTCACTATAATGTAATGTCggttaaataaacttttcactTAGGTATAGCTTACATGAAACTTTCAGCACAATTTTACATCGATTAATATCATCCTTATTGCATATAGTGTAAAAACACTGCCTACACTTTTTTGACTACCTCAAACTTGTTGATTGAAACCagccaaaaaaaaacgataGGTATATAACAGTCTTCGCCTAAACCCAAAAAAATAACTACGTGACGCATCTGCTAGTAACACATGTATAATCTGTGCCCACCAGGCGCCGTTAtgtctgaaaatttaatcaatattttgtaCCAGACATGGATGCTGGGcgattgttttttattataatattattaaggttAAAGGTCAGACGGGATAGTCTGGCTTTTAAGGGATTATTCAGTGGGTTGTCTGAATTATGATGATCCTTAAACCCTTTTGAGTAATGAATGGGGATGGttgataattttgttataatagtTTCGTTAGTCGTTTGTTAACTTAGTATAGCTCGGTAGTTAATTAAAGCATCGGTCTCTCAAATGGAGGGCGCAGGTTCAATTCCAGTTTAGGCAAGTAAAGTTATACTCTTATGTTGTGTTGCATTTATTAAGTGTATTTTGGACACCATTGAGGAAATCTGGACAATAAAGTGTGAAATCGGAAAAAACTATGAGCAGgcatgatgataataatatgtaaataagttgttggtgtttAGCATTCGGTGAATTAAATGTATATGCAATGTATTATATGCTTATCTTAacatcacattttaaaaatatcttgagctgaaaatatggttttaattattttactaacggccagtttcttcatcaaaagttaaagttaaaataatgtctaaagtaaaagtaacggtcaaatacgtt
The window above is part of the Helicoverpa zea isolate HzStark_Cry1AcR chromosome 14, ilHelZeax1.1, whole genome shotgun sequence genome. Proteins encoded here:
- the LOC124636477 gene encoding uncharacterized protein LOC124636477, whose product is MCCRHWLAWIYSPLLKLFQRLLKKQWQWKLNAIFLALEECKLMFYYLMFQDKMGLPQLTTCCFVFDLKTGCIIMGSINAVLSFTMLTLMIVLAAEVGAIDLEVQYAGDIEMQAGMTGLYAMTIILVIMFLVKFLIDIAFVYGVSTERQGIIKAYMIMWIVFFMLSMFIFFLNSPNISVGTIFTELIYIAHNVYTILLCNSFYKQLNSREEV